The Conger conger chromosome 11, fConCon1.1, whole genome shotgun sequence genome includes the window TCAACTTCCTCTGTATGTTAACTTATAGTGTAGGCTACTAAAAGGCTCACTCTAAAGAAACTATAGCTCTATGTTCTCAAGCTTAACTGCAAATAACCATTCACAGGCACTGAAAtgtttgtaaattaaattaactaTTTACTTAAGTACACAATATAATTCCTTTAGTACAGtattcattcaattcagttttcttTCACGGCTTAACAAAATAGTTTGCAAGAGCACATTCAAGTACCAACAAAAAACAGATACAGGGCTCTAAGcctcaataaaatgaaatgcctCAATGACATGAAATAAACCCTATAGCCGGCAGTATAACTAAAAATACCCCAAGTCAAAGTGGTTGTTGCAGGCCTGGCGCGTAGCTTCTGTGCGGTGTAGCACACCAAATGGCGGCTCCTTCACTCTAAATGAGCTAGAGGACAACGACAACTCACAGTTCCTGGAACAGGCAGCGCGCGCGAAGCTACTCTCCGGAAAGTGTGTTTAGTTGGTTGGAATCGCATGAATCCCTTGTGTTACGGTCTCCTCAGGTTTACGCGGACTTGTCGAGCTCTGCGGGTTAGCGAACACACAGTCCTTGAGCAATCCAGAACAGCTAGCTATCTCACTGTAGAGCTAAGCTAGGCAAAATGGCAGACCGCCCGAACGTTGAATTCCTCTGCGGAATAAATTGTCCGTCCGTCGAATATAACAACTCCTAGAGTTCACGGGTTGTGTACTCACGTTATTACACTCTTCAAACACTTTGGAAATAGGTGGACTACGTATTTCCACTGTTAACGTTTCAAAACAACAGCATAGCAACACATTCCTCGCgagcttttttaaaatcttctCTCCTCTACTCTCCAACGTCTCTCTCCCGTTTTTTTCCACTTcctcctgacccctgaccttcaaCTCACttttcattcttcttcttcttcttcttttgattTCCGGCAGACTAGGCACGGTCAGTGCATTGCTGCCTCCCACCGGTCAAACATTAgaccacaaaacaaaaccaaaatatatatatatatatacaataaataTATGATCTATATCCTCGGATACAGGCCCGTAGCGTTAAGAAAGTCTATAACCTTTCTTGCGATCTGACTCTGGTTTTTTGATTCTCCTAGTATTGTTTTCAATGAGAAAgtctcaactcccaattttGCTGACTCCACAAAAAGTTCTCTTCTTTCCTCAGCATAAAGTGGACACTGCAGCATCACATGGAGGACTGTTTCCAATACCCCACACTCTTCACAATTACCATTTATATGCTTGCCTACTAATGCCAGTCCACTCCCTATTCCACAATGCCCCAGCCTTAATCTGGTCAGTTTTATTTCATCTGCCCTACTCATCCGCCCCCTACTCCTCACTGTGACTGATgactgtatattatacagatgcctccctcttctctcctcctcccattCCCTCTGTCACTGGTTGTACATCCCCTCCCTGACCAtgctttttcattcttctaaTCCAAATGACACCTCAACATCCACTCTTTCCCTTGTCAGACTATCTTTTGCCGCTCTATCTGCTCCCTCGTTGCCCTCAACTCCTACATGAGATGGAACCCATAAAAATCCTACCCTACACCCTCTTCTCTCTAACCTATAGACTCCTAGCATTATTTCCTGGCTAATATTTGGTCTAGCACTAGTTCCTCCTCCCTCCAGAGCTACCAGGGCTGCTGCTGAATCAGAGCACAAAACTGCTTTTCTCGGACTCACTTCCTCCACCCACCACACTGCCCACAGTAGAGCAATTAATTCAGCTGAATATATTGATATCCCATCTGGCAATCTCCTTCCCTGGTAGATCTGGATTTGAGGAACACACATACCAAACCCTACTCTTCTGCTAACAGGGTCTCTAGATCCATCAGTATACACCTGAATATGAGAGGCCCACTTCTCTTTCAAATGTTTTCCTACTACTAATTCTGGATCTCCAGCATCTTCCTTCTTCAATATTAGTCTTAAGTCTATGTTGGGCTCAGGCCATAACCAGCGGGGCACTGCTGGCCAACAAATACGGGCCTCCACTTCTACTCTTTCAACTCCTAAGTTCTCTGCCCACCCCCTTACTGAATTTACAAAACTGCCTTTCTTTATCCTACCATCTCTACCTGCGAATTCCCAATATTCAGTCAACAATAAGTTTCACTTTTCATTGGCTaatgacaataaacaaaaagcaaaactttACAGTTGAATCTTTTCTCACAGTAtgctaaataaaacatatttacaatgtGTCCAGCATTGTGAACATAGTAATTTAGGTTTCTCTGAAATTGGGTAATGGGGTACTTTTAAGTACTGTGGTAGTACGGCACTGTGGGATAAAGTATTGTGGTTATTTTTGTGTTCGGCCAGGTTAAATCTTGAGGCAGAACCCTTGTAATGCAGCTGCCAGGGTGTGCCGCCAGGGGGCGTCTCCCCCTCATTGAGTGCGGTGTGCTGTTGTTATTTGGCGTAGGAAGTGTTTCATTTCAATGTTCCCATTGAGTGCTTCACCTCAGACCTGCCTGCCGTGTCCCTACCAGCAGTCCAAGGACTGACTGAAACTACAGGCCTGGGGGTCAGCAGCTTCTGCGCCTGATGTAAGCTACGACGGCGTCCATCTGCGCCCCAGGCTGGGGTGTCTTCCTACGTCCACTTGACTGAGAGACATTTTTGTTCAGTTGCACTTTCTACAAAATTGCAACATAAGCACATACTCTAGAAAACAGTATTTTATGCCACTTACCTAATCGTGCTCCTTTCTTTGGACTCGTAGAGGTCCCTCATCGTGCTCAATTTGTATTGGCTGAAGCCAACAAGGGCCTCTCCCTCCTGGCCTGGCTGGCTGGCTCTGCCTCTGCATTGGCCTAGgtctgcatccattttccccaccaaggctaaagaatgcaaatgcaatccaaagatggccccttttgtatatgtggtaacggggcacaaacaaatGCCTGGGCAGGTCGTTcgctgaaatgacagccagatgtttcagcagtacatatactgcagtaatagtggaacaatctcttcagtgacaactacatctacatCTATAGggtggcttgtagcgtagtggttaaggtgcatgactggcgCATGACCTGGGCAAGGTTGGttgttcaatccctggtgtagccactataagatccgcacagccgttgagtaaggcccttaaccctgccttgctccaggggaggactgtctcctgcttagtctaatcaactgtacataaCTGTacgataagagcatctgccaaatgccatgtaatgtaatggaatattttccctatatacatgcacatttcaatgcaagtatgaccacttttgaatagatggtaacaaggctgcaaaccaaaagataaactgaataaactttctgctaaaatcagaatgatctgtcttgcatatttcaagcatatagtttcatttgtctgtcaaaatgcaacatatttccATCCACAGTGATCAGAATTTTGGTTCTGTTGTCAACCGAGTATCTAAATGTccgcaaaatttgctgtatttgtacagacttttgctggtagtgaacactgactgagagaggtattcatgaattttggaagaagtggtgattgaatgcctttagtatgaaagcaatgcaaaaatatccacagtttagttcacatggcctattgatatggtgaatgtgttaagtgttttgaaaaagtggacatggtattgagacaagtgtgaaaacgattaaaaaaaactgtaaaaaaagaaatcaaagttTAGTGGGACAGGACACGCACACAGGGATGGACAGTACTGGCTTGGCATTAGCCTGGAGATGGCAGCTTCGACAGGGGACCTGCGTCACTTGAACCAGGTTGAGTGCGGTGTTGAGTGTAactgtcctgtgtgctgtgtatagCTCCAAGTACATAATCACTGAACATAGCAAGCACAGACTTTTCTCAGGACCAGTGCTCTGCTGTTAGTGAGTGCTTTGCACCACTTTAATTGAGTCACAACAAATAGTAGATCCTGGAGCAATAACAGTGAGAGCCAATATTAACTATACCTAACTCTTTCTACTGCATTAACCTTAGTTCTACCACTATCTCCTCTATTCTAGGTGCTCCTGATGTCACTGTTAACAATTCTGTCCCAGCACTTGATAGCTGGGTGTTATAGTAATTATTACTTTGAATGACCTGCTATGCTCTTATAGCAGTAAACGGTGGTGGTTAGAATGCAAACCCACCACCAATACAAAATGGGGGAATAATAGGTTTGAGCCTTTCAGTTTAGATTTAAAATATATCATTGACTGTTTTGCTCTGATTCCATTTTTGCTTTACCTTCACCtttgaacacagacacacacacacactctacactagCCCACCCACCCGTCGGGACAGTTGATCACATAAAGGGTTCAATTGGTTTGAATATAGCTAGAATTGGAAATTACCAAAACCTCAGTGGGGTGCTTCCACCATTAGTCTGGGTACGATGTAATTCCTTCCTGGGAATGGTTATTCATGAAATTTTTCACTCCCCTAACCGGGCTACTTAAAGGTTATCATGttggttaggttaggttaggttatcATGTCGCGATTCAGACGGAAGGCTTGTCGGACGCGTCCCTTGTGAATTTTTCTTTGCACATTGCAATTAAGCTTTTCAGTTGAGAAGTTGTCATCAATGTGTTACTTCGCCAGTTCAAATTTGATTCCACAAAGGGAGAAGAATATTCCCAACGGTAGGGTTTTttataggggctcaaaacaatgcTATAGCagtcattctgattggttgaaaaggtataaagtcgagagtgccatatggcactcttgggactgaaagggttaaggacGGCAGAAACATGAATGAAACTCCAAACATTTTCCCACTGACCAATAGCGTATCTGGATTACTCATCTTAAACCTTATTAATTATATTCTCCTCTGAGGCTCCTACACTTATTGACAACTGTATTgtgtagacctgtataccagcttgttaatgcaagtatttaattagccaatcatgtggcagcagggtggcacggatggtgcagtgggtagcattgccgcctcacagcaaagaggtcctgggttcaaatccccgtcggccggggcctctctgtttgcatgttctccccgtgtctgtgtgggtttcctccgggtactccggtttcctcccacagtccaaagacatgcagattaggctgattgctgcagcccgtctggtattcaatgttcccagacattcacatgtcaccccccctgCTTCAATTCaatcaatcccttatcaagacctatacaccaacaagacccctccgttctgccacttcatgccgtctggcgcctccccctcgccacacctgcacttcacgctcgcgactgctgtctgtcctggtcccacggtggtggaatgacctcccggtggatgtcagaacggctgagtatctgacctccttcaagcgcagactgaagacccatctcttcaggctacacctttccctccccaactcaccaccatgattagccttagactgtaatggcacttatgtattgACTGTATAGacattgttacttgtataggtattgttgttttttattggctgttttattgttgtattctagctgccaactgtggtatgctagttcgaaagatgattgtactcttcaagggttctgattatctgtatgtttacactaggactcggaactgtactgtcctctcaggtcctctttgcacttgttcttgtgtttgatttgcactttgttgtacgtcgctctggataagagcgtctgctaaatgccatgtaatgtaatgtaatgattggagagtctaaattgcccgtaggtatgagtgtgtgagtgaatggtgtgtgtgccctgcgatggactggcaacctgtcctgggtgtattcctgcctttcgcccaatgtatgctgggataggctccagcccccctgcgacccagttcaggataagcgggttaggataatgaatgaatgaatgaatgaatgaatgtggcagcaactgaatgcataaaagcatgctgaagtggtgaagaggttcagctgttcttcagatcaaatgtcaaaatgggggaaaagtgacttggaccatggaatgattgttggtgcctgacagggtgtCTTcaatatcttagaaactgctgatctcgtgGGATCTCAGGGGTCCAGGAAGCTCCTGAAAACTGTCAGTCAGAGCCTGGGTTACAACTTCGCCTCAAGAGGGTATGACGGTAGTTCTGCACCCTGCCACCCCCACAGATGGGACTGTGGAGCAGAAGAAGGTGTCCTCCAGGAATTGGTTGAACGCAAAGCCCACGTGGACTGTCTGTAAGCACAGGACATTTCAAGTGTATTTTGTCTGAATGTTGTTTGCTGTTTGTGGGTAGGCATGCATATCAATAATGATTCTCAATGACTGACATTCAAATACAACTTATTTTTCTACAGACATCGTCCTCCTGTTCCTGTTATCTACCGTTAGCTCCAATCCGATCCATGCAAGTAAGTGTAATCCTTCTAAACTTCATCTGTGTCTGTAAAAAATGGTCAATTATTTACATGTATGTTACTATGGTGATGAAGCCGCACTTTCATTGGTTAAGGTAAAGCCATGGAAGTGCCATTTTAAAAGCCTAAACGCTGATCTGATAAAtcgattacattttaaaatttttattttttagtcatTCTGCTTCCATTAAACTGTCATGATTACTCTGGAATTCTGTAACTTGCATTGATTGCTTTTGTCTAATTCTCATCAAAATATTGGACTGCTTATGAACATAACTGCTCACAGAATGTATGGGTttgagtgtgaggtgtgagatGTTAGTTCAGAACACTCATCCCATCTAGTCTAATCTCCATTTTGTCTAATTTAActaatttaattgtttttaacagggaccacctcccccccctccaccagtgcccaccctcacactccccacgggggcgacattggctcaggaggtaagagcagtcgtctggcagtcggatggttgtcggttcgatccaaccatttaccatttacccttAAATGGTTTGGTCTTGGATGTCCTGTCATGGCTGATGGGAAACCTGCTCTTTTCGCTCGTGTCAACATGTGAACCCCTTCTCTGTTTCCGTGTCTCAGGGCAGTGTGCACTCTGCCTGGACCCAGAATGCGCAACACATATCGTCAGAATATGCAACGGTGATGACTTATTCATATGGAAGAACGGAATGCTGGGAATTGAAAACTGCTGCAAGGACAACCTGAAGCCAGATGAGCCGTGTCAGCTGACAAACGGAAGCCTTGTGGTGCAGTCTGACCAGCCCCTTTCCTTTGAAGGGAATGACAGCCTTTCAGGTGGCATGAAGGCTTTCCCCACCGAGACTGTATGTGAGTATTCCTGCACTTGATCCAGTTTGGTGTGTTCGAGATGGAGGATACGGAAAGCTGGGAGATGATTCTGTTGTAAAAATCGAGAATGCAGAACTATTCATACATTGTTCATCATATCAAAATGCCCCAGGCAGCTGAAAttgcatttctgttatttattcatttttttcctcaatttatttcatttttttgcaatCATTGCAATGACTTTCATGAAGGGAGagtcaaccaaagccaaaatctGCTTGAAATTCTTTGATTTCACCTCCCGTTAATGCAGTTTCCGCATCTGTCTGACTGTTTGTAGTGTTGTGGACGTGTGTGCGATCATACGTCAGTTGTGTAATCATGAccggggtgacattggctcagcaggtaagagcagtcagagggttgccggttcgatcccgcctgggtttgtcgaagtgtccctgaacaaaacacctaaccctcaaacgctcccgacaagctggttggtgtgtgtgtgtgtgtgtgtgtgtgtgtgtgtgtgtgaaggagaagcatcaattgtccagtgctttggataaaggctctatatgaatgcacacacatagagatcaaatgctaaccatttaccatttatgacctctctgcagcctgCGCTGGTCTTGACCTGCCTCCTGGACCCAAGTCTCTCCCCGGTAAGCTCTCTGTGAGCTGGAAGATCAGACCCGGCAAGCTGATTATCACTCACACTGTGGCCTAATGATAGTGTAGCCTTGCAGGGTGATTGACTTGCACTCACACATAGAGATCATTTTGGAGCACCACAGAGGCTGTCTGTAGATCTTTATCTataaccctctctgctttctatgGTGTTGGGACAGCATGTacagagtttttatttttgtcatttttatttgttacacAGACCCATTGGTGAGCGCTACCGCCAACACCACAACCCCAGACACCAGGCCTCCACCTGAGTTCTGAGCGAAAGGAAAGGAAACTGAAGGAATCTGTCTGCTGATCTCATTCAGAAATCAACCATTTCATCTATTCTTTCTATCTTTTTCAGGTCGTGCTGCAATTATTGGGGGCATTTTCGGAGGTAATGTGAAGTTTCCTACAGCTACTGTGTATGCAGGATTCAAGCTGGCAACCCCCATGTCTGTAGCAGGCagtgcagggggaaggggaaaggGAACATGCCTTTTTGCACTGAACCCttagttattacattacattacatggcatttagcagatgctctgatccagagcgacgtacaacaaagtgcaaatcaaacacaagaacaagtgcaaagaggacctgagaggacagtacagttccgagtcctagtgtaaacatacagaaaagcagaacccttgaagagagTTATGATTCTTATGATTCCCTGTTGACAAAGGTGTCCATTAACTGATCGTTCTTGTGCTCATAGGTGTTGCCATCGGTGTCGTTATCGTTATCATGGTACGGAAGTATGGGAAAAAAAGGTACGTGGTTTCCAAAAATGATTGTTAAACTGAAtttgggggtgtgagtgtgtacatttggtgtaatggtgtgtaccATATGTAGTGTATGGATCAGGGGTGGGCGAAGAGGGCGGAATCCGACCCTGGGTTTCATGACACCAGCTCTTAATGGCTGAACTTGCGGCTTGCGTGTGTCCTGCTAAGCTGGTGCAGCTGTGCCGTAGTCTCTTCTAGAAGTGAAACTGTCCGTGTAATGCAGGGAGCCCCTCCGTTTCACAACTTTGTGGCGATTTAAAATTTTAATCCGTCATATGTTCATCTGAGATTTGAGATCAAGCATATGCACCTGCTACAGCCACAGTATGCAAGCGTTTCCTTAATATTTTACCATGCTTATGTACGGGGTAGAACAAGTGTGTCTTATGGAGTGGTCACAAAGCTAAATCTAAGGTACATTGTGCACCCCCTGGTGCAACAGCTAAGTAAGGCAGGAAGCAAAAGCCTGCAGAGGCCACAGGAGCATAGCTACTCGGCTCTCACGCAGACCAACAGGGCCGGATTATTCCGTGTGTGAAGAGCTTTGCGTCTTAAGGTTGTCCTGGATTCCAATCAATAGTCCAATGACGTCAAACTTTATCGGCACCAGCATGTATTTCACAGATGTACCCTCTTGCTTTGCTTATTCCAACTGCCGTTAACTAACTGAACTAACTGAACTCTacattaaccaatcagaggggagtgtgtgcatgttcccAAAGATGATTTGCTCTTTATTTGTGTTGCCGAAGACGGGACAGGACAGGTCCTCAGAACGCTGCGCCTCCTGATGGGAACACCGAGAACGAGAACGAGATGAGTCCTCTTCAAGGTCAAGCAAATGGAAATGTCACTCAGGGGCCTGGAAACATCTGAGGGCATGGAGTTGGACTCCCCTTCTCTATTGTCGTCTTCTCTGCCCACATCTGAGAATGGAGGATTTAATGGCAGGGGGTTACGATAGTATCCTTCACTGCCTGCCCACGGGTCATTAATTTGGGTCGTCCAcatgtcgtgagccacggaccccttgccgagctcagacctcacgttcccacgagcagtaccccacgaggaggtgtctcggggacgaactcaagtactccgaacgttctggagccctggtaagttctactgaacttccagcccagtctcaaagtgaagggtgtgatgcaaatacatacataaacatatataaAGGAAACTTGCATAACTAATCAACGCTAATCAACGCTGCGCCTCCTGATGGGAACACCGAGAACGAGAACGAGATGAGTCCTCTTCAAGGTCAAGCAAATGGAAATGTCACTCAGGGGCCTGGAAACATCTGAGGGCATGGAGTTGGACTCCCCTTCTCTATTGTCGTCTTCTCTGCCCACATCTGAGAATGGAGGATTTAATGGCAGGGGGTTACGATAGTATCCTTCA containing:
- the LOC133140229 gene encoding uncharacterized protein LOC133140229 isoform X1, with amino-acid sequence MTVVLHPATPTDGTVEQKKVSSRNWLNAKPTWTVYIVLLFLLSTVSSNPIHARTTSPPSTSAHPHTPHGGDIGSGGQCALCLDPECATHIVRICNGDDLFIWKNGMLGIENCCKDNLKPDEPCQLTNGSLVVQSDQPLSFEGNDSLSGGMKAFPTETVSGKSSQRVAGSIPPGFVEVSLNKTPNPQTLPTSWLPALVLTCLLDPSLSPVVLQLLGAFSEVLPSVSLSLSWYGSMGKKDGTGQVLRTLRLLMGTPRTRTR
- the LOC133140229 gene encoding uncharacterized protein LOC133140229 isoform X2 is translated as MTVVLHPATPTDGTVEQKKVSSRNWLNAKPTWTVYIVLLFLLSTVSSNPIHARTTSPPSTSAHPHTPHGGDIGSGGQCALCLDPECATHIVRICNGDDLFIWKNGMLGIENCCKDNLKPDEPCQLTNGSLVVQSDQPLSFEGNDSLSGGMKAFPTETVCKSSQRVAGSIPPGFVEVSLNKTPNPQTLPTSWLPALVLTCLLDPSLSPVVLQLLGAFSEVLPSVSLSLSWYGSMGKKDGTGQVLRTLRLLMGTPRTRTR
- the LOC133140229 gene encoding uncharacterized protein LOC133140229 isoform X3 is translated as MTVVLHPATPTDGTVEQKKVSSRNWLNAKPTWTVYIVLLFLLSTVSSNPIHARTTSPPSTSAHPHTPHGGDIGSGGQCALCLDPECATHIVRICNGDDLFIWKNGMLGIENCCKDNLKPDEPCQLTNGSLVVQSDQPLSFEGNDSLSGGMKAFPTETVSCAGLDLPPGPKSLPGRAAIIGGIFGGVAIGVVIVIMVRKYGKKRRDRTGPQNAAPPDGNTENENEMSPLQGQANGNVTQGPGNI